CTTTTTTAAGTGATATAAGATCTATTAACATTAATTTCACAGTTTATTACTGTTGACAAGGTAGTATCATaaagtattaattttaaaatcacagttaaaacaagtaaggaaaggctaagttcgggtgcaaccgaacattttatactctcgcaatttattgaagaaatttaaccaatacatatatgcggaataaagctgaCCGTATTTttcaaaacctataattaggtatatgggggctaggagaagatacttttgaaaaacctacaatgaggtatatggaaatgttataacccgattttaataatttttggaacagagacacactgttagaagaaaacaatttcctctgaattaaattgagatatctgagagatttacccatattttcggttaaaatttatctttaggcgctgagttcaacatgttcgatatctggggcattgaaaagttatggcccgttttcgacaattttttcgcaaTTGAAGCCAGAGataatatgcactaattgtgtaaagttttattccgttatcttcattggttccttatgtttacattataaagtggaggaataagatggatttcaaaattgagttataaggaaagtagtagcggttttgaaccgatttcgcccattttttgtccgtgttatcagggtgtcaagaaaatattatataccgaatttcattcgaatcggtcgagtagttcctgagatatggtttttgacccataacagggcgatgccacgcccattttccattttgtaaaaaaatctgagtacagctcccttctgctatttcttctgcaaaatttagtgtttctgacgtttttcgttggttagttaacccacttttagtaattttcaacctaacctttgtatgggaggtgggcgtggttattagccgatttcaacttttttcatggtgtgtggttcggtatgtaagagaaccgactgcagaaagtttggtttatatagctttattagtttgcgagttaaatacaaataaccgatttgtgggcggggcaacgcccacttccccaaaaaaattacatccaaatatgccccctcctagtgcgatcatttattccaaattttacttttataacttcatttatggcttagttaagacactatatgtgtttttggttttcgccattttgtgggcgtggcaatggtccgattctgcccatttttgatcttcttatggtgccaaggaatatttgtgccaaatttcgtcaagatatcttaatttttactcaagttacagcttgcacagacggacagacggccagacggacggacggacagacatccggatttgaactccactcttcaccctgatcactttggtatatatgactctatatctaactcttttagttttaggtgttacaaacaaccgttaggtgaacaaaactataatactctctttagcaacttttgttgcgagagtataaaaattgtactaGTTGTCTATATAGAGTATAGTTATTGTTTAGTTAATATATTATGacataaaaataactatttaataCAGTTACTTCGAATTTAGGGGCTATCcaagtgtgacactttcaaaaaattgatttttttacttattcgatagtttatactttcaaaaatattatgtgaAACCGGGAaaatcgtatcttgaatagtttttgaatagcagcgttctaaagagcgagcGCTCGTAGGTATGAACCTCTATATTTGAAacattaaacgcgtttttttcaaaacgacatttttcaaaattgctgacatcataactcaatgagaaattgaccgataTACTTCATATTGAggcttgaatatatttactatacaatgacctacgaactttttgattggttaaaaattgtaaatttggcattaaaaacgaCACTATTTTCAGAACtatgccattttgttaatttttgatattttccaaaattcgtaggtcattgtataggaaataccttcaactttactaacgtttttgattttttttatttttgcactcattcgaccggaatcatgtcagcagttggggaacgtTTTTTTGGCATCTCCAAAGACAGCACATATATCcgttatttctcaatatttttgtaaaaaagcttaaaataaagctgaaaatatatcttattatatccgaaaaacttcgaaacattcgatcgagtacttccttttaaaaaaatgcacgaaaatcgcttaatttttcatgggttatacTGGCCCTTTAAAAGGCTTTCCTTGgcgaacaacaacaccaattgaATGTTAGATCATTCTGAGATGCCTTTATCTGATCCGGCCAACTCTGCGCAAAAGGCACTATTTTGGGTTCCCTTATACAACAACTATAGTTGGAATACAAAAACATTAAGCTTAAAGGCTTGATAAGATACCAGGTCATTGCTCTCTTCAAAGGTTAGATTAGAATCAAAACTAATCGAGTATCAGAACAAAGTGCATATCACAAAAGAAAGTACACGTAATTAACCGAAACAGCAGGACTAACATAAACTGTGAAATAAACAACTGactgatatttcatatatagagCGAGTGGTAATAAACCTCATTCGCTTATATAGTGGACTGATACATGTACGTCTGTACATTTGTATTATTGTTtggaaaatatacaatataactAATTGATAGCGCCTCCAGTGCggacataataaatatatttataaatatttagaaaatagaaATCTGTActtacaagtgtgtgtgtgtgtgtgtatgtattgggGCTGTTAACATTATCAGCGGCTTAAAATGATGATTGGACAATGTTTGCGGCTTATCAACAGGTTCTCTGCGTACGCGAGAgttgtttgtattatttatttttgaacagCTAATTGCGGTGAAGCCAAAGTCTAGTGTTTAGTCTCAATTTACTAACGCAAGGCAAAAGTTCGGGCAGGCGCGGTCTTAAGTTCGcactgaaaatacaaaaaatgataCAAATTAAACACATTCGCAGTGGCAAAACGCTGAAAATCAATACATTTTGGCTACGTGATCACTGTCGCTGCAGCGATTGCTACAATACGGAGACGAAGCAACGTAAATACAATCTGCTGGACATACCGCGCACTGTGAAACCGCTTAGGACTGACTACATCAAGGATGGACTGCAATATGAGGTGCACTGTAAGTAAAGAGTAGATTTTGAGGTTAGTTGCCATAATAGCAGAATATGTAATAATTGTACTAACCACAGGGAATGATGGTCACACATCCGTTTACGACATTGATTTCCTGCATGATGCGCAAGTTGAACATGTCGTGGCACACGCCGAAAGCGCTACTGTGCGCGTACCCTGGAATGAGCCGTTCATTGTAGCGCATGCGGAGCACTTGCGCACCACACTCGCCGAATTGGTCAGCGCCGAGGAGCCAGTGCGTAAAATCGTACAAAGTCTGATACGTTATGGCATCGCGTTCATTGATGGCGTACCGCCGAACACGACAATGACCGAAATGGCGGTACGTCGCATTTTTCCAACGATGAAAACGTTCTTTGGCGAAATGTACACATTCTCCGATGTGCAGGATCACGCCGATACCGCTTACACTAAACAATATCTCGGTCTGCACACGGACAATACGTACTTCTGTGATGCGGCGGGTCTGCAGTCGCTGCATTGCATACGACACGTCAACGGTACAGGCGGTGAGAATTTCTTCGCGGATGGTTTGCATGCCGCACACGAGTTAAAACATCGCAATCCGCGCGCCTTTGAGATACTCACACGTGTCGCAGTGCCGGCGGAGTATATCGAGGAGGGACAATATCATAAACATTCGGCGCCCATTATACGCGTGGATCCGGTGAGTGGTGAAATAGTGCAGTTGCGCTTGAATGTATACGATCGCGCGCAATTCGATAGCATACCGCAAGAGCAAATGCAAGATTTCTACGATAGTTTGCGTGATTATTTGGAGATTGTGCAACGCATCGAGAATCAATGGAGTTTTAAATTACATCCTGGCACTGTGGTGATCTTCGATAACTGGCGTGTGTATCACGGTCGTCATGCGTACACGGGTCAACGCACCATGACCGGTTGTTATGTGCAGCGGACGGACTTTTTGAGTAAGGCGCGCGTTCTGGGCATCATCGATTGATTATAATGTTGcagaaatttacatacatacatgtgtgtggtGAAAATGTTTGTGgtgagaaataaaatattatgcaattttcgactttttttattgtaattctgTGGACTTTTTTTTTGATAACAGGTGAGTGTTAGAAAAATACTTCATTTCCGCTATCACAGCGGTGCTTGACTTTTactctttttaattaataattcatatattttaattgaacactTATACTTGAGTACTTAGGcgtttaataaacatttaaggGTATTTCAATGGGAGTAAGTACTTGATTtcgaaaagaagaagaaataaattttgcttagggaagaaaatagtaaaaaaaataatactaaataaaaaaatattatcaaatataaTTGTCATTACCTGATTAAAGTGTGCCAATAGCTTGAacagcatatttttcaattacgtCGTAAACGTCTTTGTGTACGTGTAGTCTGCTCCACACTGCTTTCAGATGTCGGTGGAATTTCctgcaaaaagaaaaagaaaatagtagatcgatttttttttctaaaatttaaataaaaatttaaatgaaacaagtaaggaagcgctactctcgcaatttattaatgtaattttataaagataacacaactgacccatatattcggcataaactccactagaataacaaaactcaccatacatacatatatagtaaatgagAACTGAAGTaatttatgaaccgatttcactgattttcaccaccaagatataatatatcgaagactatacgctcacttaattttgctaagatatctcacatatttttcgatatataaagcccaccggaagtttgtAAACcgtatataaggtatatggaagctaggggaagttatgacccaattttaaccatttttggaacagagacacactattctaagaaaaagattccctctgaattacattaaaatatctgagattggtttctaatgtatatgttataaagtgaaggaatctaatggaattaaaaattgaattatatgggaagtttgAACCGCTTTCggccatttttcatccgtgtcattaggatgtcaagaaaatattatgtgccaagtttcattgaactATATCTGAAAatgacccttcctagtgcgatcctttatatcaaattttaaataatataaattataaataataaaaaatacataaacaatataaataaataaatattaaataaattataaaatatttaaataaattcaaaaataagtaGGTTTCTTTAGAAATACAACGACTCTAACTACATACCGTTGAACCTCTAGCACTTTCAGCGCGCGTCGGTAACGTatgctataaaaaaaaaaataaataaataatcgtaAGTTTTAAGTTAACAGAGGAGAAAATAGATGTTTTTGTGAACGAAAccaaaatataatttcgaaacATAACGAGCCAATACCGCCAAATTATCGTAAGcgataattttttcgaaaattagttttttatagAAACTAGTAATTTAAGACGTAACGGACCTATCCCTGTTGATGTTTatcattcaattatatatgtaaatgtctgaaaagcattaatgtatgagaaattttaaattactaccacattaatggttaaaagtatttaaaaaaaaaccttctcctgtaaagtttggtttttgtcgcttaagctaaaatggcggtaaaggctcgataATATTTGATAcgaatttttggtaaaaaaacaaatatatttttgatatccaTCATTAAAGTTTTGATTTCACTCCGATgcctactatttttttaaattttttctaaaatacttaGTAAGGTGGTaatctgaaaaatatatatttacaatgatTCTTGTTGGTCTCCAACCGCGCATTAATACGCGCTCATCTTCATCTGTGTCCGACGAAGACGACGAAGAAGTGCGCTTTAATGCAGCTCTGCTCTGTGGTCTCGGCTGTACAGTAATGCTGACAGGTTGCTGAAATTAAGAAATGCAAATatagatgattttatttttcattattttattttttgattttaatttttttaataataatttaaatttttctaattctaatttCTACAAACCGTTGCGCGACCCTCATCGTGCCGTTGTATATGCGGCAAGGGATTTGTGGCATTTGGGTAGAATATATGCTGGATTTCGCGCATTTTATTGAtggttttctattaaaaaaaagaaaatctgtTGAATGTTGAAAAATCACCATGCTTGCAGTGAAACTCACCTCAGTTTCGGTTTTATAATCAGCATGTTCTTTACGCAAGCCAATAATTGTTTGGTCTTTTTGCGCAAGTTCATTCTGCACAGCGCTAAAAGATTTCTGCAAT
This portion of the Zeugodacus cucurbitae isolate PBARC_wt_2022May chromosome 3, idZeuCucr1.2, whole genome shotgun sequence genome encodes:
- the LOC105210859 gene encoding trimethyllysine dioxygenase, mitochondrial; translation: MIQIKHIRSGKTLKINTFWLRDHCRCSDCYNTETKQRKYNLLDIPRTVKPLRTDYIKDGLQYEVHWNDGHTSVYDIDFLHDAQVEHVVAHAESATVRVPWNEPFIVAHAEHLRTTLAELVSAEEPVRKIVQSLIRYGIAFIDGVPPNTTMTEMAVRRIFPTMKTFFGEMYTFSDVQDHADTAYTKQYLGLHTDNTYFCDAAGLQSLHCIRHVNGTGGENFFADGLHAAHELKHRNPRAFEILTRVAVPAEYIEEGQYHKHSAPIIRVDPVSGEIVQLRLNVYDRAQFDSIPQEQMQDFYDSLRDYLEIVQRIENQWSFKLHPGTVVIFDNWRVYHGRHAYTGQRTMTGCYVQRTDFLSKARVLGIID